In Musa acuminata AAA Group cultivar baxijiao chromosome BXJ3-9, Cavendish_Baxijiao_AAA, whole genome shotgun sequence, a single genomic region encodes these proteins:
- the LOC135648317 gene encoding adenylate isopentenyltransferase-like, protein MRVLLTRGGNAALLQHLHRPASVRLGPATVATVPKRSCHWQRDMCRRCYSSEDYCVEDNDAGRKESVVVVMGATGTGKSKLSIDLATEFSGEVVNSDKIQVYRGLDITTNKMPVADRCGVPHHLLGDLDPAAGELPPAAFREMVARAISGITGRGRLPVVAGGSNSFIYAAMAGSYDPGRSPFAGGWKAGRRREGRLRYRCCFLWVDVEAATLAEQLDRRVEEMVAAGMVEELGRYFEADEEAGKLRHPGLAKAIGLAEFQEYFLGERRGTAPAYEAAVVAIKANTRRLAEEQVWKIERLEQMGWPLRRLDATAVVAARLAREAAEAEAAWERDVAGPGAAAVEQFLKEKSEGHLHHHIVPSPLIYA, encoded by the coding sequence ATGAGAGTTCTACTCACCAGAGGGGGCAACGCAGCTCTACTCCAACACCTCCATCGCCCGGCTTCGGTGCGCCTCGGACCCGCGACGGTCGCAACGGTGCCGAAACGAAGCTGCCATTGGCAGCGGGACATGTGCCGGAGGTGTTACTCTTCCGAAGATTATTGTGTTGAGGACAATGATGCCGGAAGGAAGGAGAGCGTGGTGGTGGTCATGGGCGCCACGGGGACGGGGAAGTCGAAGCTGTCGATCGACCTGGCAACCGAGTTCTCCGGGGAGGTGGTAAACTCGGATAAGATTCAGGTGTACCGGGGACTCGACATCACCACCAACAAGATGCCGGTCGCGGATCGCTGCGGCGTGCCGCACCATTTGCTGGGGGATCTCGACCCAGCCGCGGGAGAGCTCCCGCCGGCGGCGTTCCGGGAAATGGTGGCCCGCGCAATCTCCGGGATAACCGGCCGAGGCCGATTGCCGGTGGTGGCCGGTGGGTCCAACTCCTTCATATACGCCGCCATGGCCGGCAGCTACGACCCCGGGCGGAGCCCATTCGCCGGTGGCTGGAaggcggggaggaggagggaagggaggCTGCGGTATCGGTGCTGCTTCCTTTGGGTGGACGTGGAGGCTGCGACGCTGGCGGAGCAACTCGATCGGCGGGTGGAGGAGATGGTGGCGGCGGGGATGGTGGAGGAGTTGGGCCGGTATTTCGAGGCGGATGAGGAAGCGGGGAAGTTGAGGCACCCGGGGCTGGCAAAGGCGATCGGGTTGGCGGAGTTCCAGGAGTACTTCCTGGGAGAGCGGCGGGGGACGGCGCCAGCgtatgaggctgcagtggtggccatCAAGGCGAACACGCGGCGGCTGGCGGAGGAGCAGGTGTGGAAGATCGAGCGGCTGGAGCAGATGGGATGGCCGCTGCGGAGGCTGGACGCCACCGCGGTGGTGGCTGCGCGACTGGCCAGGGAGGCAGCGGAGGCTGAGGCGGCGTGGGAGAGGGACGTGGCGGGGCCCGGCGCCGCGGCGGTGGAGCAGTTCCTGAAGGAAAAGTCGGAGGGGCACCTGCATCACCACATCGTCCCTTCTCCTCTAATTTATGCTTAG